GCTGCCCGCCGAGCCGGCCGAGGCGCTCGCGGGCGACCCCGCCTTCGCGCGCGTCGAACTCCTGCGGCGCGTCGGGCTCGTCGAGGACGCCGTCCAGGAGCTGGAGGAGCTGACCCCGCTCGCCGCGGGCGACCCGGCGCGGCTCTACGGCGTCTCGAGCGTGTTCGCGCAGGCGGAGCGGTATCACCTGGCGCTTCGGATCTTCCGGCGCTATCTGGCGCCGCTCGCGGCCTCCGGCGATCCCGGGCTGCCGAGCGCCTTCTGGGAGATCTTCTATCCGTTCGCCTGGCGCGCCGAGCTGACCGAGGCGGCCGTCGCGGCCGGGCTCGACCCCTACCTCGTCGCGGCCGTCGTGCGCGAGGAGTCGAGCTACTACCCGCGCGCGGTCTCGCGCTCGGGCGCGCGCGGCCTCATGCAGCTCATGACCGGCACGGCGGCGCTGCTCGCGCCGCAACGGGATCTCGACGACCCGGCCCACAACCTGAAAATCGGCGCGCGCTTCCTGGCGGCGCTCGTGCGCGACTTCGGCGACACGCGCCTGGCGCTCGCCGCCTACAACGCGGGGCCCCAGCGCGCCCGCCGGTGGTGGACCGTCCGGCGCACCGACGACGTCGAGGCGTTCATCGAGCAGATCCCCTACGAAGAGACGCGCTTCTACG
The Candidatus Methylomirabilota bacterium genome window above contains:
- a CDS encoding lytic transglycosylase domain-containing protein; translated protein: LPAEPAEALAGDPAFARVELLRRVGLVEDAVQELEELTPLAAGDPARLYGVSSVFAQAERYHLALRIFRRYLAPLAASGDPGLPSAFWEIFYPFAWRAELTEAAVAAGLDPYLVAAVVREESSYYPRAVSRSGARGLMQLMTGTAALLAPQRDLDDPAHNLKIGARFLAALVRDFGDTRLALAAYNAGPQRARRWWTVRRTDDVEAFIEQIPYEETRFYVKKVVLSWDEYRRIYGGR